The stretch of DNA GAGCTCAGCGCGCCCGACTACGAGCGTCTGAGCCCCTACTCCGGCCAGCTCGGCGACGAGCTCGCCGGCATGGTGCGCGACTACGCGAAGCAGCAGCGCTACACCTTCATGGGGCCGATCAAGGTCCACCTGGAGAAGGCGGAGGACCTGGACACCGGCCTGTACCGGGTGCGCAGCCGTACGCTCGCCTCCTCCAGCAGCCAGCAGGCGCCCCAGGCACCGTCGGCCGGCCCGGGCGGCCGCCCCGCCGCCCCGGGCGGGTACGGCTACCCGCCCGCGGCCGGCCCCTCGGCAGCGCCCCCCATGCCGTCCGCGCCGCCGCCCGGCGCCCGCCCCGGCGGCTACGGCTACCCGCCGCCCGCCGCCCAGCGGCCCGCGCCCGCCCCGGCGAGCGGCGGCCGCACCCGCTACTGGATCGAGATCAACGGCACCCGCCACCAGATCTCCCGCCCGACACTCGTGCTCGGCCGCAGCACCGAGGCCGACGTGCGGATCGACGACCCCGGCGTCTCCCGCCGGCACTGCGAGATCCGGACCGGAACGCCCTCGACGATCCAGGATCTCGGGTCCACCAACGGCATCGTGGTGGACGGGCAGCACACCACCCGCGCTACGCTCCGCGACGGCTCGCGGATCGTCGTGGGCAGCACCACCATCATTTACCGGCAAGCCGAAGGGTGAAGCGGGGGCAATGTCAGAGCTGACCCTCACGGTCATGCGGCTGGGTTTCCTGGCCGTACTGTGGCTGTTCGTGATCGTGGCCGTGCAGGTCATCCGCAGCGACCTGTTCGGTACGCGCGTCACCCAGCGGGGGGCCCGCAGGGAGACAGCCCGGCCGCAGCAGGCCGCGCGCCAGACGGCGCCGCCGCCGCAGCGCGGTCAGCAGGGCGGTGGCCGCCAGCGGCGCAACGCCCCCACCAAACTCGTGGTGACCGAGGGCATCCTCACCGGCACCACCGTCGCGCTGCAGGGCCAGACCATCACCCTGGGCCGTGCGCACGACTCCACGATCGTGCTGGACGACGACTACGCCTCCAGCCGCCATGCCAGGATCTACCCGGACCGCGACGGCCAGTGGATCGTCGAGGACCTCGGATCCACCAACGGCACATACCTGGACCGGACCCGGCTGACGACCCCCACACCGATGCCGCTGGGCACGCCGATCCGCATCGGCAAGACCGTCATCGAGCTGCGGAAGTAGTACGACTAATGAGCGAGCGGAGCGAGCACGCAACGGCGGCCGGCACCCCGGGTCCCGGCGCGCTCCCGACCGGAGGGTGGGCACCGTGCGGATGTACCCGGAGCCGACGGGCGAGGTGCGCATGAGTCTGTCACTGCGCTTCGCCGCCGGATCGCACAAAGGCATGATCCGCGAGGGCAACGAGGACTCCGGTTACGCCGGTCCTCGCCTGCTCGCGATCGCCGACGGAATGGGCGGCCAGGCCGCCGGCGAGGTCGCCTCCTCCGAGGTGATCTCCACCATCGTCGCCCTCGACGACGACATCCCCGGCTCCGACATCCTCACCTCGCTCAGCACCGCCGTACAGCGCGCCAACGACCAGTTGCGCGCCATGGTCGAGGAGGACCCGCAGCTGGAGGGCATGGGCACCACGCTCACCGCCCTGCTGTGGACCGGCCAGCGTCTCGGCCTGGTGCACGTCGGCGACTCGCGCGCCTACCTGCTGCGCGACGGTGTGCTGACCCAGATCACCCAGGACCACACCTGGGTGCAGCGCCTCGTCGACGAGGGGCGCATCACCGAGGAAGAGGCCAGCACCCACCCTCAGCGCGCCCTGCTCATGCGCGCCCTCGGCAGCGGCGAACACGTCGAGCCCGACCTGTCCATCCGCGAGGTGCGTGCCGGCGATCGCTACCTGATCTGCTCCGACGGCCTCAGCGGCGTCGTCTCCCACCAGACGATGGAGGAGACCCTCGCCGGCTACCAGGGCCCGCAGGAGACCGTGCAGGAGCTGATCCAGTTCGCGCTGCGCGGCGGCGGCCCCGACAACATCACCGTCATCGTCGCCGACGTCCTGGACCTGGACACCGGCGACACCCTCGCCGGACAGCTGTCCGACACCCCGGTCGTGGTCGGCGCGGTCGCCGAGAACCAGCACCACCTGCACGACAACGGCATCATGCAGACCCCGGCCGGACGCGCCTCCGGCCTCGGCCGCCAGGTGCCCGGACAGGGCGGCGGTGGCGGCGAGTTCGGCCCGCCCGGATCCGGCGACACCGCCGGTTACGCCCCCGCGGCCGGCTTCGGCGACTACGGCGACGAGGACTTCGTCAAGCCCCGCAAGAGCCGCAGGTGGCTCAAGCGTTCCTTCTACAGCGTGCTCACGCTCGCCGTGCTCGGCGGCGGCCTCTACGGCGGCTACCGCTGGACGCAGACGCAGTACTTCGTCGGCGCCAACGAGGAGCACGTCGCGCTGTACCGGGGCATCAGCCAGGACCTGGCCTGGCTGAAGCTGTCGAAGATCCACACGGACCACCCCGAGATCGAACTCAAGTACCTGCCGCCCTATCAGCAGCAGCAGGTCAGGGCGACGATCACCGAGGGCGGTCTGAAGAACGCCCAGAAGAAGGTCGACGAGCTGTCCGTGCAGGCCTCCGCGTGCAAGAAGGAGGCCCAGCGCCGCACCGCCGAGGACAAGAGCGGCGCCAAGACGGGCCAGGGCCAGGCCGGCGGCACCACGGGCACCAGCGCCGCCACGGGAACCACTCGCACCGCCTTCACGTCCAAGGCGACACCGACGCCGAACCCGTCGACAGCCACGACCCCGTCCTCCCCGTCCACGTCCGCCACCGCGTCCACTCCCAGCCCCGGCCCCACTCTCTCGGAGGAAGAGCAGAAGGTCGTCTCGCTGTGCGGTAAGCAGTAGGCAAGCCGTGAGAGGCCCTGTCACACGATGAGCAGCACTACCAACCCGTCGACGCACCACACGTCCACGATCGGCGCGATCGGCGCGCCCAGCCGCCGCAACACCGAGCTGGCGCTGCTGGTCTTCGCCGTAGCCATCCCGGTGTTCGCCTACGCCAACGTGGGCCTGGCCATCAACAGCCAGGTGCCCGCGGGCCTGCTGAGCTACGGTCTGGGCCTCGGTCTGCTGGCCGGCGTCGCACACCTCGTCGTCCGCAAGTTCGCCCCGTACGCGGACCCGCTGCTGCTGCCGCTGGCCACGCTGCTGAACGGGCTCGGACTGGTCGTCATCTGGCGGCTGGACCAGTCGAAACTGCTCCAGGCCATCAACCAGGCGGGAACGGCCGCGCCACGGCAGCTGATGTACACGGCCCTGGGCATCGCCTTCTTCGTGGTGGTGCTGATCTTCCTCAAGGACCACCGCGCCCTGCAGCGCTACACCTACATCTCCATGGTCGGCGCGCTGATCCTGCTGCTGCTGCCGCTCGTGCCGGGCCTCGGCGCCAACATCTACGGCGCCAAGATCTGGATCTCGGTCGCCGGGTTCTCCATCCAGCCCGGTGAGTTCGCCAAGATCGTGCTCGCCATCTTCTTCGCCGGCTACCTCATGGTGAAGCGGGACGCGCTCGCCCTGGCCAGCCGCCGCTTCATGGGCCTGTACCTGCCCCGCGGCCGCGACCTCGGACCGATCCTGGTCGTCTGGGTGATCTCGATCCTCATCCTGGTCTTCGAGACCGA from Streptomyces sp. 6-11-2 encodes:
- a CDS encoding DUF3662 and FHA domain-containing protein produces the protein MGVLKKFEQRLEGLVNGTFAKVFKSEVQPVEIAGALQRECDNNATIWNRDRTVVPNDFIVELSAPDYERLSPYSGQLGDELAGMVRDYAKQQRYTFMGPIKVHLEKAEDLDTGLYRVRSRTLASSSSQQAPQAPSAGPGGRPAAPGGYGYPPAAGPSAAPPMPSAPPPGARPGGYGYPPPAAQRPAPAPASGGRTRYWIEINGTRHQISRPTLVLGRSTEADVRIDDPGVSRRHCEIRTGTPSTIQDLGSTNGIVVDGQHTTRATLRDGSRIVVGSTTIIYRQAEG
- a CDS encoding FHA domain-containing protein, with the protein product MSELTLTVMRLGFLAVLWLFVIVAVQVIRSDLFGTRVTQRGARRETARPQQAARQTAPPPQRGQQGGGRQRRNAPTKLVVTEGILTGTTVALQGQTITLGRAHDSTIVLDDDYASSRHARIYPDRDGQWIVEDLGSTNGTYLDRTRLTTPTPMPLGTPIRIGKTVIELRK
- a CDS encoding Stp1/IreP family PP2C-type Ser/Thr phosphatase encodes the protein MSLSLRFAAGSHKGMIREGNEDSGYAGPRLLAIADGMGGQAAGEVASSEVISTIVALDDDIPGSDILTSLSTAVQRANDQLRAMVEEDPQLEGMGTTLTALLWTGQRLGLVHVGDSRAYLLRDGVLTQITQDHTWVQRLVDEGRITEEEASTHPQRALLMRALGSGEHVEPDLSIREVRAGDRYLICSDGLSGVVSHQTMEETLAGYQGPQETVQELIQFALRGGGPDNITVIVADVLDLDTGDTLAGQLSDTPVVVGAVAENQHHLHDNGIMQTPAGRASGLGRQVPGQGGGGGEFGPPGSGDTAGYAPAAGFGDYGDEDFVKPRKSRRWLKRSFYSVLTLAVLGGGLYGGYRWTQTQYFVGANEEHVALYRGISQDLAWLKLSKIHTDHPEIELKYLPPYQQQQVRATITEGGLKNAQKKVDELSVQASACKKEAQRRTAEDKSGAKTGQGQAGGTTGTSAATGTTRTAFTSKATPTPNPSTATTPSSPSTSATASTPSPGPTLSEEEQKVVSLCGKQ
- a CDS encoding FtsW/RodA/SpoVE family cell cycle protein — its product is MSSTTNPSTHHTSTIGAIGAPSRRNTELALLVFAVAIPVFAYANVGLAINSQVPAGLLSYGLGLGLLAGVAHLVVRKFAPYADPLLLPLATLLNGLGLVVIWRLDQSKLLQAINQAGTAAPRQLMYTALGIAFFVVVLIFLKDHRALQRYTYISMVGALILLLLPLVPGLGANIYGAKIWISVAGFSIQPGEFAKIVLAIFFAGYLMVKRDALALASRRFMGLYLPRGRDLGPILVVWVISILILVFETDLGTSLLFFGMFVVMLYVATERTSWIVFGLLMSAVGAVGVASFEPHVQQRVQAWLDPMKEYKLSQAGSVGHSEQSMEALWAFGSGGTLGSGLGQGHSDLIKFAANSDFILATFGEELGLAGIMAILLVYGLIVERGVRTALAARDPFGKLLAIGLSGAFALQVFVVSGGVMGLIPLTGMTMPFLAYGGSSVIANWALIGILIRISDTARRPAPAPASNPDAEMTQVVRP